The following coding sequences are from one Triplophysa dalaica isolate WHDGS20190420 chromosome 12, ASM1584641v1, whole genome shotgun sequence window:
- the nmt2 gene encoding glycylpeptide N-tetradecanoyltransferase 2 — protein MMAEDSESAASQQSLELDDQDTCGIDGDNEEENEHMQGSPGGDLGAKKKKKKQKRKKEKPSSGGTKSDSASDSQEIKNPAIPMQKLQDIQRAMELLSTCQGPAKNIDEATKHKYQFWDTQPVPKLNEVVTTHGPIEPDKENIRQEPYSLPQGFMWDTLDLSNAEVLKELYTLLNENYVEDDDNMFRFDYSPNFLKWALRPPGWLHQWHCGVRVSSNKKLVGFISAIPADIHIYDTLKKMVEINFLCVHKKLRSKRVAPVLIREITRRVNLEGIFQAVYTAGVVLPKPVSTCRYWHRSLNPRKLVEVKFSHLSRNMTLQRTMKLYRLPDSTRTPGLRPMVEGDLKQVTSLLQKYLSKFHLRPVMCEEEVKHWFLPQENIIDTYVVEGSGGLLTDFISFYTLPSTVMHHPLHKSLKAAYSFYNVHTETQLIDLMNDALILAKLKGFDVFNALDLMDNKTFLEKLKFGIGDGNLQYYLYNWKCPPMEPEKVGLVLQ, from the exons ATGATGGCGGAGGACAGCGAGTCCGCGGCCAGCCAGCAGAGCCTGGAGCTGGACGACCAGGACACCTGCGGCATCGATGGAGACAACGAGGAGGAGAATGAACACATGCAGGG GAGTCCTGGAGGAGATCTTGGTgcaaagaagaagaaaaagaaacagaagagGAAGAAGGAGAAGCCAAGCTCAGGAGGAACCAAATCTGACTCTGCCTCTGATTCTCAGGAGATAAAG AACCCAGCCATTCCCATGCAGAAGCTGCAGGATATACAGAGAGCTATGGAGCTTCTGTCCACCTGTCAAGGTCCAGCCAAAAACATAGACGAGGCCACAAAGCACAAGTACCAATTCTGGGACACTCAACCTGTGCCCAAACTGA ATGAGGTAGTGACAACTCATGGGCCAATTGAGCCAGATAAAGAAAATATCAGACAAGAGCCATATTCCCTCCCACAGGGATTTATGTGGGATACACTGGATCTCAGCAACGCTGAAGTg cTGAAGGAGTTGTACACTTTGCTGAATGAAAATTATGTTGAGGATGATGACAACATGTTTAGATTTGACTATTCTCCTAACTTTCTGAAATG GGCATTACGTCCCCCGGGTTGGCTGCACCAGTGGCACTGCGGTGTCAGGGTCTCCTCAAATAAAAAGCTGGTTGGGTTCATCAGTGCCATTCCTGCAGACATCCACATCTATGACAC GTTGAAGAAGATGGTGGAGATAAACTTCCTGTGTGTACATAAAAAACTGCGTTCAAAGCGCGTCGCACCCGTCCTAATCCGAGAGATCACGCGGCGGGTGAATTTAGAAGGAATTTTCCAGGCTGTATACACTGCTGGTGTGGTCCTCCCCAAACCTGTGTCCACGTGCAG GTACTGGCATCGCTCTCTAAACCCCAGGAAGCTAGTAGAGGTAAAGTTCTCCCACCTCAGCCGAAACATGACGCTACAGCGAACAATGAAACTCTACAGATTACCCGAT AGTACACGTACCCCTGGTTTGAGGCCGATGGTAGAGGGAGACTTGAAGCAAGTGACTTCGCTGCTGCAGAAATACCTGAGCAAGTTTCACCTGCGACCCGTGATGTGTGAAGAGGAGGTCAAGCACTGGTTCCTACCACAGGAAAATATTATTGACACTTACGTAGTGGAG GGTTCTGGTGGGCTGCTAACAGACTTCATCAGCTTCTACACCCTGCCATCAACAGTGATGCATCATCCTCTGCACAAAAGCCTGAAGGCCGCTTATTCCTTTTACAATGTCCATACAGAGACGCAGCTCATAGACCTGATGAATGACGCTCTCATCCTAGCCAAACTG AAAGGTTTTGATGTGTTCAATGCGCTGGATCTAATGGACAATAAGACTTTCTTGGAAAAACTCAAGTTTGGGATTGGAGATGGTAACCTGCAGTATTATCTGTACAACTGGAAATGCCCCCCGATGGAACCAGAAAAA GTTGGTCTTgttttacagtaa